From a single Lates calcarifer isolate ASB-BC8 linkage group LG12, TLL_Latcal_v3, whole genome shotgun sequence genomic region:
- the rpn2 gene encoding dolichyl-diphosphooligosaccharide--protein glycosyltransferase subunit 2 isoform X2: MDRSRLFGCFLLCLTLAGIQALTPAHHLCLADVARLQNFLSQQFTDLESAYYSVVGLTKLGAAVSDHNQVCQFLKSQLDPTSVDSVFFAAETSQAISGCEIPVSNETRDILLAAVSEDSTMTQIHHAVSALSSLGLPVASQEVVGALTARINKEDNVMAITSALQTAARLSQQAELGGILEEIEDLTARLDDLGGIYLQFEEGLEATAMFLTAAYSLSDHVDMEPPLKEDQVIQLVNSIFSKKSWDSLSEAFSVASAAAALSNNRFHVPVIVSAQGPATVSHSQPTLQLLVTDVMSQPLASANVLVESAYAVASKSIILSQASFTLNDGVFELNFMSNQPASGYYQFTIAVTGDSRLVANHVELKVKVSTEVAVTNMDLSVVDKDQSIGTKTTRVDYPSKAKSSFTADSHQNFAMSFQLVDVNTGVELTPHQTFVRLHNQKTGQEVVFVAEPDSKNLYKFELDTAERKSEFDSISGTYSLYLIVGDATLENPILWNVADVVLKFMDEEAPATIQPKTLYVPKPEIQHLFREPEKKPPTVVSNTFTALVLSPFLLLLILWFKLGANISNFSFSPSTILFHVGHAAMLGLMYVYWTHLNMFQTLKYLAIIGGVTFLAGNRMLAQKAVKRIEKK, from the exons ATGGACCGGTCTA GGCTGTTCGGgtgcttcctcctctgcctgacTCTTGCTGGAATTCAGGCGCTCACACCGGCGCACCACCTCTGCCTGGCTGATGTGGCCCGACTGCAGAACTTCCTGAGCCAACAGTTCACCGACCTGGAGTCCGCGTACTACTCTGTTGTTGGTCTGACCAAGCTTGGAGCGGCGGTTTCCGATCACAAT CAAGTATGCCAGTTTCTCAAATCCCAGCTTGATCCCACCAGTGTTGACTCTGTCTTCTTTGCTGCTGAGACCAGTCAGGCCATTTCAGGATGTGAG ATCCCTGTGTCCAATGAAACCCGTGACATCCTTCTGGCAGCAGTTAGTGAAGACTCAACCATGACTCAGATTCATCATGCTGTGAGTGCACTCAGCTCTCTGGGACTTCCTGTGGCATCTCAGGAAGTTGTAGGTGCCCTGACGGCTCGCATCAACAAGGAGGACAATGTTATGGC AATCACCTCAGCTCTGCAAACAGCAGCTCGCCTCTCCCAGCAGGCAGAACTTGGTGGAATACTGGAGGAAATTGAG GATCTGACAGCTCGTTTGGATGATCTTGGTGGCATCTACCTCCAGTTTGAAGAGGGACTCGAGGCAACCGCTATGTTTCTGACTGCTGCTTATTCCCTGTCAGATCATGTGGACATGGAGCCCCCTCTCAAGGAG GACCAGGTCATCCAGCTGGTGAATTCCATCTTCAGCAAGAAATCTTGGGACTCCTTGTCTGAGGCCTTCAGTGTGGcaagtgctgctgcagctctctccaACAACCGCTTCCATGTGCCGGTCATTGTCAGTGCTCAGGGCCCAGCCACAGTGTCCCACAGCCAGCCAACCCTGCAG CTCCTTGTTACTGATGTCATGTCTCAACCTCTGGCCTCAGCCAATGTGCTGGTTGAATCTGCGTATGCTGTGGCCTCCAAGAGTATCATACTCAGCCAAGCATCCTTCACACTTAATGA tgGCGTCTTTGAACTGAACTTCATGTCAAACCAGCCCGCTAGTGGATATTACCAATTTACCATTGCAGTGACTGGGGATAGCCGATTGGTTGCCAATCATGTTGAG CTTAAAGTAAAGGTGTCCACTGAGGTGGCTGTTACTAACATGGACCTCTCAGTAGTGGATAAGGACCAGAGCATCGGCACAAAGACCACCAG AGTGGACTATCCCTCCAAAGCCAAGAGCTCCTTTACTGCAGACAGCCACCAGAACTTTGCTATGTCCTTCCAGCTCGTTGACGTCAACACTGGAGTGGAACTTACCCCACACCAG actTTTGTCCGGCTGCATAATCAGAAAACTGGCCAAGaggttgtgtttgtggctgaaCCTGACAGCAAGAATCTGTACAAGTTTGAGTTGGACACAGCAGAGCGGAAATCAGAGTTTGACTCCATCTCTGGTACCTATTCCCTCTACCTCATTGTTGGGGATGCTACTTTGGAGAATCCCATCTTGTGGAACGTG GCTGATGTTGTGCTGAAGTTTATGGATGAAGAGGCCCCAGCTACCATTCAGCCCAAGACCCTTTATGTACCCAAACCAGAGATCCAG CACTTGTTCAGGGAACCAGAGAAGAAGCCTCCAACTGTGGTCTCTAACACCTTCACTGCACTTGTCCTGTCTCCTTTCCTGCTTCTGCTCATCCTG TGGTTTAAGCTCGGAGCCAACATCTCCAACTTCAGCTTCTCTCCCAGCACCATTCTGTTCCATGTAGGACATGCAG cCATGCTGGGCCTGATGTATGTCTACTGGACCCACCTGAACATGTTCCAGACTCTGAAGTATCTGGCAATTATTGGCGGTGTAACCTTCCTCGCGGGGAACCGCATGCTAGCCCAGAAAGCAGTGAAGAG
- the rpn2 gene encoding dolichyl-diphosphooligosaccharide--protein glycosyltransferase subunit 2 isoform X1 gives MDRSRLFGCFLLCLTLAGIQALTPAHHLCLADVARLQNFLSQQFTDLESAYYSVVGLTKLGAAVSDHNQVCQFLKSQLDPTSVDSVFFAAETSQAISGCEIPVSNETRDILLAAVSEDSTMTQIHHAVSALSSLGLPVASQEVVGALTARINKEDNVMAITSALQTAARLSQQAELGGILEEIEDLTARLDDLGGIYLQFEEGLEATAMFLTAAYSLSDHVDMEPPLKEDQVIQLVNSIFSKKSWDSLSEAFSVASAAAALSNNRFHVPVIVSAQGPATVSHSQPTLQLLVTDVMSQPLASANVLVESAYAVASKSIILSQASFTLNDGVFELNFMSNQPASGYYQFTIAVTGDSRLVANHVELKVKVSTEVAVTNMDLSVVDKDQSIGTKTTRVDYPSKAKSSFTADSHQNFAMSFQLVDVNTGVELTPHQTFVRLHNQKTGQEVVFVAEPDSKNLYKFELDTAERKSEFDSISGTYSLYLIVGDATLENPILWNVADVVLKFMDEEAPATIQPKTLYVPKPEIQHLFREPEKKPPTVVSNTFTALVLSPFLLLLILWFKLGANISNFSFSPSTILFHVGHAAMLGLMYVYWTHLNMFQTLKYLAIIGGVTFLAGNRMLAQKAVKRIAAEQSSRLAKYRSLR, from the exons ATGGACCGGTCTA GGCTGTTCGGgtgcttcctcctctgcctgacTCTTGCTGGAATTCAGGCGCTCACACCGGCGCACCACCTCTGCCTGGCTGATGTGGCCCGACTGCAGAACTTCCTGAGCCAACAGTTCACCGACCTGGAGTCCGCGTACTACTCTGTTGTTGGTCTGACCAAGCTTGGAGCGGCGGTTTCCGATCACAAT CAAGTATGCCAGTTTCTCAAATCCCAGCTTGATCCCACCAGTGTTGACTCTGTCTTCTTTGCTGCTGAGACCAGTCAGGCCATTTCAGGATGTGAG ATCCCTGTGTCCAATGAAACCCGTGACATCCTTCTGGCAGCAGTTAGTGAAGACTCAACCATGACTCAGATTCATCATGCTGTGAGTGCACTCAGCTCTCTGGGACTTCCTGTGGCATCTCAGGAAGTTGTAGGTGCCCTGACGGCTCGCATCAACAAGGAGGACAATGTTATGGC AATCACCTCAGCTCTGCAAACAGCAGCTCGCCTCTCCCAGCAGGCAGAACTTGGTGGAATACTGGAGGAAATTGAG GATCTGACAGCTCGTTTGGATGATCTTGGTGGCATCTACCTCCAGTTTGAAGAGGGACTCGAGGCAACCGCTATGTTTCTGACTGCTGCTTATTCCCTGTCAGATCATGTGGACATGGAGCCCCCTCTCAAGGAG GACCAGGTCATCCAGCTGGTGAATTCCATCTTCAGCAAGAAATCTTGGGACTCCTTGTCTGAGGCCTTCAGTGTGGcaagtgctgctgcagctctctccaACAACCGCTTCCATGTGCCGGTCATTGTCAGTGCTCAGGGCCCAGCCACAGTGTCCCACAGCCAGCCAACCCTGCAG CTCCTTGTTACTGATGTCATGTCTCAACCTCTGGCCTCAGCCAATGTGCTGGTTGAATCTGCGTATGCTGTGGCCTCCAAGAGTATCATACTCAGCCAAGCATCCTTCACACTTAATGA tgGCGTCTTTGAACTGAACTTCATGTCAAACCAGCCCGCTAGTGGATATTACCAATTTACCATTGCAGTGACTGGGGATAGCCGATTGGTTGCCAATCATGTTGAG CTTAAAGTAAAGGTGTCCACTGAGGTGGCTGTTACTAACATGGACCTCTCAGTAGTGGATAAGGACCAGAGCATCGGCACAAAGACCACCAG AGTGGACTATCCCTCCAAAGCCAAGAGCTCCTTTACTGCAGACAGCCACCAGAACTTTGCTATGTCCTTCCAGCTCGTTGACGTCAACACTGGAGTGGAACTTACCCCACACCAG actTTTGTCCGGCTGCATAATCAGAAAACTGGCCAAGaggttgtgtttgtggctgaaCCTGACAGCAAGAATCTGTACAAGTTTGAGTTGGACACAGCAGAGCGGAAATCAGAGTTTGACTCCATCTCTGGTACCTATTCCCTCTACCTCATTGTTGGGGATGCTACTTTGGAGAATCCCATCTTGTGGAACGTG GCTGATGTTGTGCTGAAGTTTATGGATGAAGAGGCCCCAGCTACCATTCAGCCCAAGACCCTTTATGTACCCAAACCAGAGATCCAG CACTTGTTCAGGGAACCAGAGAAGAAGCCTCCAACTGTGGTCTCTAACACCTTCACTGCACTTGTCCTGTCTCCTTTCCTGCTTCTGCTCATCCTG TGGTTTAAGCTCGGAGCCAACATCTCCAACTTCAGCTTCTCTCCCAGCACCATTCTGTTCCATGTAGGACATGCAG cCATGCTGGGCCTGATGTATGTCTACTGGACCCACCTGAACATGTTCCAGACTCTGAAGTATCTGGCAATTATTGGCGGTGTAACCTTCCTCGCGGGGAACCGCATGCTAGCCCAGAAAGCAGTGAAGAG